tattgttaaaaataaaacaaatcttagaaaattttagagaaaagtaTGCCAGCCATAAATCTGATGATTCACAGCTGTTGGTATTATGTGTAGAAAAAATCTATAAGACTTAAATAACCAATTATATTGTGGTTATGGGTCagttggttctttgttttttttttctctccaaggTTTTCCTGAGGGTTTGGGTATCAAGtgtcctattttctttttcatgcaTTCCCAGGGTCCTTTGACTCCTTCTGTCCTCCTCTGTGACCTCCCTATCTTCCCCTATTGCTTCCTCTTTTTTCAAACGGTTGGCATTTCCCAATGTTTACACTCTCTTCTGCCATTTCCATATACTACTCTTTCCTAACAGGATAGTGAGTAGAATGTAAATTTCAAAGGCAGACAAATCCATGCTTAGCTCTGAACTCTACTAGTTACCCCTTACGTGATCTtaggagagagaggatggggaggagactGTAGGAATTTGAGTCAGGCTTGGGGAGAGCAACACTGCTTGCATCACTCACTTGAACATGGAGTTTTTGCGTTGTGCTTCTTCTAGGACAGCAAGTAGCACAGATCCACTTCTCACACTAACCTCGATGGTCACATTGAAAAGCAAATCAACCCCCCTCAGCTGGTTGTTTATGGTGTATATGACGGTAATGTTAGATACTGAAGTGGGGACTGGGGTAGGATAGTCAGTTAAAGTTGGTGGCACTTCATGATCTGTGAGGAGCAAAAGGGTCAAGTTTATCAAAGGTTTTGAGATTTGAGTTATGGATGCAAAAGTCATTGCTATTGACAATATATCCCAGAAAAGATTTCAAGAAAATAGTAACCTTTAAATTATTTAACAAAATACTTGGGACAGATACTCTAGAGTCCTGACAAAGATTCCATGTTAAACTTGTGGTGTCACTGTGGAAGCGACCTAGGCTGTGAGGCCAAGGTAGCGACACTTCATATGATAGCAGTGGGTTCGCTTGGCTTTGGCTCCTGTAGATTCAGCACTGAAGTCTATGACGATCCTATCATTGCTTCCTGTCATATGAAGCTGGTGAATTCCAGAAGAAGTATTTGataagaaaaagaattgaaggAGGTgatttcagagattttttttcctggagtcaCTAAAGTTTTAGGAAGGCTCTGATGAGCaatatgaattttaaatatttcaatattgTATTAGATTGGATACAAAGATGCTATAAAGTAACATGTCAAGTTTCCACCCTATCCTGTTGGTGTTCTGTGAGTGTCAGGCTATCATTATTAGATCTTAAACGTTTGGATGAATTTCATCTGTGCCTTTTAAGCCCCCAAAAAACAATAATTCGAATtagtctttcccctttctcctttttgctTTTATGATGTAGATGGCATTGATTTCTATTTAATACTGGTTTCATTACTGTAAAGGCTGTAGTTTTGTCAGTATGTCTGTTTTATGACTTTGTAAAGAGCAGAGAAGACTTAGTGATGCTTGGCAGTATATTCATGGAATGAATGAAGCTCCTTGAGATGAGCATGGGCCTTCTACCTCCTTAAAATAGGTGTTTAGTGTCAGGAGATGGATTCTGAAGGCTAGACGCTGTGCTTGTGTGCTGGTCCACATTATTAGGATTGGAGATCAGTTGTAGCTCTGTCCATGTGGGATAAAATGACAAAAGAGTCTTATATGCTACTCAACATCAAGTCACATGCTCTTATACTATAAGTAGCACATTTGTATGTAAGAAGGAGAGGTCATTGAGAAGTACTTACCAGGACCACACGTTACTTGGGACACATCTAGATAAGTCTTGCCTTTCAAGGAAGGGAGAATTTGGGCAATGGACATGGGGTTTTGGAATTTCCCCTCCTTAATCTTGTTGAGTATCGTTTGCATAGTCTTCTCACAGTCCCATTCCTTGGTAGGTTGCTCAGGTGTCACAGAGAGAGCCTAGGGTGGGCATgaacaaggacagagaaagagagggaagattaGGAATAGTGGGGAATTGGCTCTTATGAGGGGTGAACTTGATTGTTAATGTTATGATCTTCCAGAATCCAAACTGATGTAGCACAAGGTTTGGAATTGAATTTGTCTTTCACAGCATCTGTCTCATGATAGTCCTAGAAGAGGTGGAGGGGTAGCACTGTGGCAaaggcacttgcctagcatgaatGAGGCTGTGGGTGCAGTTTCCTAGCTAACAGCAAACAAGTGCTTATTTAAAGAATTAacaatgaggggctggagagataaatCAGTGGTAgatcactgtctgctcttcctggGGACCTTGGCTTAATTCATagaacccacatgacagctcacagccatctgtgactccacTTCCAGTGGAGCCATCATCCTCTATGGCCTTGCGCTCTTATGGCCTCCTCAGGtactaggcatgcatgtgatgcCTAGGCATATATAGAAGCAAAATTCCACATACTCATACGATAagataaaataacaataacaacaacaaaatagcccCGAACAATTATCTGGTCAATGCTAAGAGGCAGGGAGCACTGCCGGGCTGCTGTACTCATGAATAGATTTTAACTGTAGAACAAGGGTAATGAAGTGAGCTTCAGAAGGCGCTGTAGTCTAGGGCAACCTGGACTGGCATATGCagcgcacatgcatgcacagctTTTGGTGAAGTTTTCCCAAAGTCTGTGTATTGACTGTCAGGACTGTCAGTCATAGTCTCCACAGACCTGGCCTTGGGATAGAGTCATGGTTTGGGTGGCACTGGTCTCCTTGACAACAGTGACTGGTGGATTCATGCACCAATTGGTTATTCCATGATACACccatactgaaagaaaaaacatgtCTCCTGCTTATGTATTTCAGTTGTGACTGTATGAGTAAACACCAAGCTGTCCTTAGCCATCTTAAATTCCACATAGCAGGAGAGAATGAGTGAAACCAGAGATGAGAGACTACTAAGAGTGGGTCCCTTATGTATCATTTGGTCTTTTTATTATGATTATTCTTGAAACCACTTCATCTAGCCTTGGACTTCCCCAGGTAGGTTAACTATTaaattgtcattttaaaattGCACTTTCAGTAGTTGCAAAATAAGTCTGGATTGCTATACCAAGCAATTTACTTTGGCAAAGTTTTATGACTCTTAGGGCTAAATTAGAAAGTATAAATCCTGCTTGTCTTTGGAGGGGGCGACATTTGAGAGTCCAGTGAGCCAGTTTGGGAAAGCATTTTGCAAGGCATGATGTGGAAACTATCATTGCATCCTCACTTCCTTTAACAGTTATGCTAACTAGAACCCGCAGGTGTGGGAGAGAGCTTCATTGGCCAATGACAAGTTTGCATGAAGCTGAGATAAGAAaatgggaggaggggagcagagatggTTGTCTCAGCTAGGTAGGGCAGAGTGGGCAGTTAGACATTTGTGACAGGTATAGTCATCACATTAACTTCAGCAAATGGAGACTGCAACTCTCCATAGAGGCCACTTAACAAGGCAGGTTAGTCAAAGAGTACCAGCTAGACACTCCTCAGCCATAGCAGCTTATACTGTGATATATTTTTTCCTGGGAATAAAATGTTAATTCCAGCATGCTAGAGCATTAAGCCATCAGAAACAATTGCTAACTCCGTGTGAGTGAAGAGTTTTCTCAGACTCCTTGTCGAGGTCAGTTCCTAGCAGAGGAAACTTGGGTGCAGTAGATGGTATGGAAGGATGAGAGGTTTCAGGGTAGAAGTGCCTTTAGGAAGGCTTGAGAGTGTCTCGGGTCATGCAAGGACTGTCATTTAGGAAGAAGGTGAGTGAGCAAAGGCTGAAACATTTATATCACTCCTGTTGTGTTAGAGTCCATGGACAGTGAGTGGGCATGGCACTGGACTTGTGATGTTTTTGTATATCACATGGCATTCAATGTAGTTATAGCCTCTCTATTATGGGGAAAATGAAACTCAAGGAAAGTCAACATTTGTCCTAGATTGGGGCAGACTTGAAATGCAAACCCTGTTGTAATGGGTCTGGAACCCTTTGTTTGAAAAGCTTCAACAGCGCAGCTTTTCAGATTAGATAATGGTTATAGATTAGACACCTGTTGGTCTGATTCTTCAGGCTTTCTGGGTAAACTCCAGGTGTATGTGTAGACAGGCAGATAGGGAAGTCATATATCGTAAGTGACAAGAAATCTACATGGTGAGTGGTATCTGGATATGAATAAGGTCTTGCCCTTTGATAGGAAAAGCTTTTGTTCTCGGGGATAATCTACCAGAGTACCTAGAAATTGATGAAATCCCTAATAGAACTCATAAGCTAGATTGGCAAAGTAAACGGTTCTGCATCTGGCACTAAACTGATCAGAAACCTTCAACAAGGTTAAGTGAGAATCCCACCCCGGCAAACCCAATCTTAAGCTCATTCCTTTAGGCTGCCTGCTTTCCACAGACGTTTCTAGACCTGAGTTCTGGGGATGTGGTTTTATGGTTTGGCCATGGGACATAGTTTTCTTTCATGACAAAACTGCAGTGACCATGACAAGATGCAGCTTTGTTCTTGGACATTGCCACACATGGTGAATTGGTGATCTGCCTTCATTACACTTGACATTGACTGTTCCATATGCTCTGTGGACTCTTCTCTAATTTTTAGTGTGTGGAGGGTACCAACACcagtctcttcttttctctcaggAGATGATTTCCTTCTAATAATAGCCCAGAGCTACACAAAGCTTAGGGCTCCAGccatatatctcccttttctggGGTTCCTGAGCTTTAGAATTTATGATGCagttttctcttaatctcctaaGATATTTAGAAACTTTAGACCACCAATATCTCAGCATGGCTAGAGGATTTGACCACTTGAGACTTTATAATTTATGATTCTGGTTGATAATCTCTCTCCATCATCATGGATGCATCTAGTTTCAATGAAGGATTCTTACCCTAGTCATCAGGGGCTGGAGGATGGTGAGTCTCTGAGACTGAACCataaaccaaagagcatacacctACTGGACCTAGACTgccccacatatgtagcagatgtacagcttggtcttcatgtgtgccctgaacaactggagcaagggttatcccaaaagctgttgcctgtatgtgggatatgttatTCTAGCTGGGCTTCTTTGTCtgaccttagtgggagaggaagcacctagcctcacagggacttgaagtgccagggtggagaGATACACAGGGGTGGCCCTACCCACtcacaggagaaggggagggggcatgggaagAAGGATTGTGGTAGGAGGTCACTGGGAAAGGGGCAGTGagaggatgtaaagtgaataagttaaaaaaaatacttggcAAGTCAAATGGAGGCAGGAAAGGCAAACAATTATATTTCAGTTAAAAGCAtactttttagaaagaaaaaaaagaagcatctttCCCAATTCAAGCCTGGAGATAAGTGAGGGGGAACATAGAGTGGCCTTCAGACTCAGCTGAGATACAGGCTTGACTCTACTATTTACTAgatcattttcattatttgtgtgtgtgtgtgcctaagtcAACTTTACACTACTTACATTAATCATTTTAAATACAAACCAACTTTTTGTAGGTAAAgataacaggaaaaaaatcaacacttTCCTGGTAAGTTTGAAGCACAAAATTCCATCAATATTTTGGAAGACCTGCTTTCATATCAGTATGTGTACACCAAACATTCAATAGTGTATGACTGTTACTAGTAAACTGGTCATTATTGAGAGTAAACCATCAAAaatcttgatttatttttttcatttttttctaagaaaggaaaaatgaattcTTTTAGGTTTGTCTTCGCATTTTATCCATGAACTAGCAAACACctgcattttcttagttgagaaactgaggcaaggttTTTCAGGAATTGACCCCAAATCACATTAGACTTTCCTAGGCATGTCAGTAGATGCACAGTCCCTTGGCCTGTAAGGCCAAGGTTATTAGTCTGGCCTAGATTAGGAGCATATAGGATGCGGTTACCTGCATGGCAAGGCCAGTGCTGTAGATGTCTCCGATGATGCCGTCAGCTTTGATCCTTGAGCTGATATTCTCCACAATGACCTTTAGTGCCTGACCAAACAGGTCTCTGTAGTTGtcctgagaacccacaggaatccTGTTGTACATGCAGGTCAGGGCCAACGTAGCCACTGCTCCTGTGTCTGTGGCAGAAGGGAGACAGACCCCTGTCACAATCACCATCAGTGGTGCTGGTTTCAGTGTTCATCATCAGGTGCTTATTGTAATCTAGTTATGGGACCTCCTGTAGTTCTAGGGATGGTCTGTGGAACAGGACCTATCCTCATTTAAGACATGAGGAAGTGGGAGGTGGGAGCAGTGAAGTAACTGCCCAGGTCACACAGCCAGTGGGCAGCAGGCTTATAAACACTTGTATACAACTCAACAGCTCTAGACGTGTGTTCAGTGTCACTTCTCTCATCTCCATGTCAGCAGTTCTGGAAGGGCCAGGTGTCAGCTGCTCAGGGAAGCCATCTTGGTCTTCCCAGCACAGCAGCCCGAGTCTCTAGCAGCTGTGGTTTATGCCTGTTTTGCTCTGTCAGTGTTCTGTGTCATGTGTTGTGGCTCCTGGGCTCTGTAAATACTTGGGAAGTGGTGACTCTACATCCCCCATAGAAGCCAGGACAGGGACTTTTTGTTATTTGCATGTGATAGACATGTGTGAACCAAAGGAGCAAACTCTGACAAGACCAGAACAAGAAAAAACGCTAGCAAGTGGCAGCTTCCTCCCCCCTGCCTTCCCATCTCATCTGAACTCTCAGAGCAGCATTAAAAGTGACAGTGTTGTTGACACCTGAAGACAAAGAAGTCCACCACACTTCCTGAACTGACAGAGATGGCCCAACATCTCTGTGTGAGATTCCAGATAGAAAGGGATAGCAGTCTGTTCTTGATCTTCCCTGAGAAGAGACTCAGACTGTATCTACCTGCTTGTCTGATAGTAAAAGGGCAAAGCTCACTGCTGAGGCCTGTGGGGCAAGAGAAAGCCTGACATGTTATTACTGCATAGAGGGCTGCAGAGGGCTCCATGCCAGGGGCCCCACCCGAGGAGGGATCGGTCCCCACAGAAGGGTCAAGCACAGGAAAGAATGTCAGGCAGGAGAAGGCTTCCCTTCATGGCAGCCTGGCACGCTAGTGAGGCCAAGGAGTAAGAAGGTCCCTGTGCTGGTGTCAGAAAAGGGCTGGTTATAGAAAGGGCGTTTAGATGGCAGAAGGAGAAACATCTTGAAACACAGTGTGAGAGAATTAGTAACAATTAAGGAATGAAAGGTAGGGTGGAGGCAAGACATCtctgttttatttgaaaataacttATGACTTGTGTGACGTGTTTATTGTCCCAGTGGAGGTCTGTCCTTAACTCACATGTCCAATAAACATTTGCTCAATGTTTTCATCCTCAGCCACCTGCGTGACTcttggctcctcctcctctcctttatCTCCGACTCCACCACCAGCTCTTATCCACTGTGACCCTGATACTCTCAGCCTGGGTCTGATGGCAACAGCTTACCCACATTGAAGGGAGAGGACTCCATCATCAGGGTCTTAGCGTAGCGCACCGCAATGGGTAAGGTTGCCTCTGAGTTCTTCTGGCACAGTGCGAGGATCGCCAGGCCAGGCCCATAGAAGGCCGAAGATTCAGCACCCGGGGCTCAGGAGAAACAGAACCATTATTAGATTGACACTTACCACACTGGAGACTTTTTGAGTAACGTGGGCCAAAGCTTTTAAATAGAAATCATTAGAAAACCTGTCCTCATAGAAAGACTGGCAAAGGAAGATGCTAGAGTTTTTCAGATTAAGAGCATCATCTGCCATCTGAAGAGAAGGGCTGGGTGGATGGTGGCTTCCCAGCTGGCTTCATATTGACTGAGAAGTGAGACTCACGGGGGTTGGAGGCGGGCCTGTCAGAGCAGAGGtggcctcctgcctcctccctgatTTTTCACTTCCCACttccataattttcatttttggtttgaAAGTTCTCAGGAAGgactcctcctcccttccttcccatgaGATCTTACTTGCAGGTGTCCAgttctccatttccttttgtaGAATGGACACTCTACTTCCAGGGTCTCTGCAGGAGGAGGTGAGAGCCATAATGGTGAGGGCGAGCTGCCCACTTGTCAGGTCTGCAGAGAGAGCAGGATGAGGAGGGAAGTGCTCCCAGGCAAGGCGCCGCACGCCAAGTGCTGCACTGGACACTGCACTTGTCTTTTAAACTTAAAACACATGTTTATCATcattactgtatgtgtgtgtgtgtgtgtgtgtgtgtgtgacgcaCATGCACAAAAGCCACAGTGCACACGTGGAGGTCAAAAGGCCTCTTTATGGAGTCAGTTATTCCCTCtattatgtggattctggggattgaactcagactgTGAAACCTGCGTAGCCAGGAGTCTTGTACCCAGGAGCAGTTTCACTAGCCCATTTCCCAGCTGCTCctccctttaattttttttttttttgagacaatgttttacTCTGTATCCCTGGCCGGTCTGGAATTCCCAGAGATGCCCCTGCTGAGCGCTGGGGTTCCAGGTGAGCGTCAGTGCACACAGCATGCCCCAGCCTCACATCTGGGCTTTGGACTTTTCAGCAGTGCACACACATCCTTTTAAAATCCCCCTTTTAAGGAGATATGGAAACAAATCCTCGAGGAAACATTGACTCTAGTGTTGTCTGTGTGACTCAATGACTGCATAATGAAACTCATTAtttcatataattattatatatactaaAGAAGAATCCCCGGTGTCTGTTTATAAAAGGAATGAGAATGTCTGTACAAGCCCATGGAAGCTCACAGGCAGAAGGTAAATGTGGTTATGAACTTTGAACCTTCAGGCAATTCCTGTGAGGTAAGTCGACCCCATGTTGTTACTGtcaattattattgtttttgtccTTAGAGAACAAGATGAATAAGTGGCACCTGGTGACTCACTCAGAAGCAGCAGGCCTGGAATCAGAAGCCCCCACCTTCTGCCCTGAATCTGGTGTTCCCTGGGCATCCCTGCCCCCCTTCCTGATTGTTCTGCTGTCTCACATGTCTTGTTACAGCTGCTCTGCTGCTGTGTAGGAAAAGTGAGTGAAGTGTCATCAGAGGCAGCACTGGGGTGGGCGATGACACAGCTGGGGTCTGGGGGTGGCCTGTGTGTGGAAGATCCAGGCTGCAGGGAGGGGCTCCAGTGTCTAACCTGCACTGTCACTGGCCATGAGCTGGTAAGTCAAGTGCTTCTGGGCCTCCAGATTGTAGGTGCCGGCCAGGTTCATGGCAATCAGGATGCTGGGGTTTGCGAAGTCTGACTTAGTCACCGAGTTCTCCATGAGCACCTGTAGGCCATCGACCCAGGGTTGCTGATCTGGGGGGACAGCTGAGAAGAGGAAAGACACTTGACACAAAATCATCACTCATCCCTCTTTCCCCTCAGCCCTCACCCCCTTTCCCAGAAACATAATTCCCATGTCTTCGAGGCCTTTAGCAGAAGGCTTGAGAGCTCTGGGGATCAAGTGATGGAAGAGGAATACAGAAGATATCAACATTTTCCTTTAGAGGTGCGTTAGTCCTTACACTTTCCCCAGTGATCTCTGTCTTTAAAGTGAATTTTCCTGTGCCAACTTTGAGTGGTACAGCTCAGAGGTAATTAACATGATTTCCAACCCAGAAATCACTGATTTCTTTTACGTTCATTTCCCTCTACTCTTCTCTCTACACGGAGACTCTTGATGATTTGAGATATAATTTGCTTTCAGCAA
This portion of the Apodemus sylvaticus chromosome 1, mApoSyl1.1, whole genome shotgun sequence genome encodes:
- the Cblif gene encoding cobalamin binding intrinsic factor → MVWLTLYLLSVLWAVAETSTRAQRSCSVPPDQQPWVDGLQVLMENSVTKSDFANPSILIAMNLAGTYNLEAQKHLTYQLMASDSADLTSGQLALTIMALTSSCRDPGSRVSILQKEMENWTPATPGAESSAFYGPGLAILALCQKNSEATLPIAVRYAKTLMMESSPFNVDTGAVATLALTCMYNRIPVGSQDNYRDLFGQALKVIVENISSRIKADGIIGDIYSTGLAMQALSVTPEQPTKEWDCEKTMQTILNKIKEGKFQNPMSIAQILPSLKGKTYLDVSQVTCGPDHEVPPTLTDYPTPVPTSVSNITVIYTINNQLRGVDLLFNVTIEVSVRSGSVLLAVLEEAQRKNSMFKFETTMTSWGLIVSSINNIAENVNHKTYWEFLSGKTPLNEGVGYYIPFNYEHITANFTQY